Proteins from a single region of Sinorhizobium alkalisoli:
- the rpsT gene encoding 30S ribosomal protein S20: MANTTSAKKATRKIARRTAVNKARRSRVRSFVRKVEEAIASGDQAAAAAALKAAQPELMRAATKGVLHANTASRKVSRLAQRVKGLSA; encoded by the coding sequence ATGGCCAATACAACTTCGGCGAAAAAGGCGACCCGCAAGATCGCACGCCGTACCGCAGTGAACAAGGCCCGTCGTTCGCGCGTCCGTAGCTTCGTCCGCAAGGTTGAAGAGGCGATCGCTTCCGGAGATCAGGCCGCCGCCGCCGCCGCCCTCAAGGCGGCTCAGCCGGAACTGATGCGTGCTGCCACCAAGGGCGTGCTGCATGCCAACACGGCATCGCGCAAAGTCTCCCGTCTGGCGCAGCGGGTGAAGGGTCTTTCGGCCTAA